Proteins encoded together in one Salvia miltiorrhiza cultivar Shanhuang (shh) unplaced genomic scaffold, IMPLAD_Smil_shh original_scaffold_273_2, whole genome shotgun sequence window:
- the LOC131003834 gene encoding uncharacterized protein LOC131003834 — protein sequence MPPRRNQGRNLADRREDTLPPPPQPERRIEELFLRQNPPRFSGTGSPQEAEDWVRALERIFKFLRCNDQERMLCMSFQLTGSADYWWEARQKTLTPEQIENYTWEQFKTTLFEKYVPRSYRKQREAEFANLKQGKKSVAEYDREFCDLSRFAPQKVDTDEKMSELFCAGLRQDIRVVLASQAALSYTEALNRALDMELAMQPEKVLQAPAPPLTQTKVPGGQQNAPPAQSGKRKWEDRGQGNRKPWQGQGQQQQGKQQYPGQSSGQARMPPCAKCNKMHLGVCKAGLNVCYN from the coding sequence ATGCCTCCGAGACGCAACCAAGGGCGTAATTTAGCTGACAGGCGGGAAGATACTCTCCCGCCACCACCGCAACCCGAGAGGAGAATCGAAGAACTTTTCCTTAGACAAAATCCACCCAGATTTAGTGGAACTGGAAGTCCACAGGAGGCGGAAGATTGGGTTAGAGCCTTGGAGAGGATCTTTAAGTTCCTCAGGTGTAATGATCAGGAAAGGATGTTGTGCATGTCCTTCCAGTTAACCGGATCAGCCGACTactggtgggaagcacgacaGAAGACCCTGACACCCGAGCAAATAGAGAACTACACCTGGGAACAATTTAAGACTACGCTTTTCGAGAAGTACGTACCGAGGAGTTATCGCAAGCAGCGAGAAGCTGAATTTGCAAATCTGAAGCAAGGGAAGAAATCGGTTGCAGAGTATGACCGAGAATTCTGTGACTTATCACGTTTTGCTCCACAGAAggtggacactgatgagaagaTGTCTGAGCTTTTCTGCGCCGGTTTGAGGCAGGACATTAGGGTAGTATTGGCAAGTCAGGCCGCACTATCATACACTGAGGCGTTGAATCGAGCCTTAGATATGGAGTTGGCTATGCAGCCAGAGAAAGTACTGCAAGCACCTGCACCGCCGCTAACTCAGACAAAAGTACCTGGAGGACAACAGAATGCGCCTCCAGCACAGAgtgggaagagaaaatgggaggACAGAGGACAAGGCAACAGAAAGCCGTGGCAAGGACAAGGCCAACAACAACAGGGTAAACAACAATACCCTGGACAGTCATCAGGACAAGCGAGGATGCCGCCGTGTGCCAAGTGCAACAAGATGCACTTGGGGGTTTGCAAAGCTGGACTAAATGTATGCTAcaactga